In a single window of the Pseudomonas sp. B21-015 genome:
- the nadC gene encoding carboxylating nicotinate-nucleotide diphosphorylase: MPNLRLADLTAEIEANVRRALLEDIGSGDITAQLIPAERLAKATIITRDAAVISGTAWVDAVFRQLDPRVAVHWQVSDGERVKPNQVLFHLEGPARSLLTGERSALNFLQLLSGVATRAQYLADFVAQTQVKLLDTRKTLPGLRLAQKYAVTCGGCHNHRIGLYDAFLIKENHIAACGGIPEAIAAAHKIAPGKPVEIEVENLAELKEALAAGADIIMLDELSLDDMREAVRLNAGKAKLEASGGINENTLLPIAETGVDYISIGAMTKDVKAVDLSMRLSL, translated from the coding sequence ATGCCGAATCTACGTCTCGCCGATTTGACCGCCGAAATCGAAGCCAACGTGCGCCGTGCGTTGCTCGAGGACATCGGCAGCGGCGACATCACCGCGCAACTGATCCCGGCCGAACGCCTGGCCAAAGCCACCATCATCACCCGCGATGCGGCTGTCATCAGCGGCACCGCGTGGGTCGATGCCGTGTTTCGGCAGCTGGATCCGCGGGTCGCCGTGCACTGGCAGGTGAGCGATGGCGAACGGGTAAAGCCCAATCAGGTGTTGTTCCACCTCGAAGGCCCGGCACGCTCGCTGCTTACGGGCGAGCGCAGCGCACTGAATTTCCTGCAACTGCTTTCCGGCGTGGCCACTCGCGCGCAGTACCTGGCCGATTTCGTCGCCCAAACCCAAGTGAAGCTGCTCGATACCCGCAAAACCCTTCCGGGGCTGCGTCTGGCCCAGAAATACGCCGTGACGTGCGGCGGTTGCCATAACCACCGCATCGGCCTGTATGACGCCTTCCTGATCAAGGAAAACCATATCGCCGCCTGCGGTGGCATCCCTGAGGCTATCGCTGCCGCGCACAAGATCGCCCCGGGCAAACCAGTAGAGATCGAAGTAGAGAACCTGGCGGAGCTCAAAGAAGCCCTGGCGGCGGGTGCCGACATCATCATGCTCGATGAGCTGAGCCTGGACGACATGCGCGAAGCCGTGCGCCTGAACGCCGGCAAGGCAAAACTGGAAGCCAGCGGCGGCATCAACGAAAACACGCTGCTGCCAATCGCCGAAACCGGGGTGGATTACATTTCGATTGGTGCGATGACCAAGGATGTGAAGGCGGTAGACCTGTCGATGCGTTTAAGCCTCTGA